Genomic window (Candidatus Neomarinimicrobiota bacterium):
CTGGGGCCTTTGTCCCGCCGATGTTTCCGGCCGAGGTCTTGTTCAATTTCCTTGAGGCACTCTAATAACTCTTTCGGCTCCAGTTCCGTACTTATCCTCGCCACCATGTTCAAAAACCTGTCCTGGTCCTCCACCTCCACCGGCTCGGTTTCATAAACCGCTGATTCACCTTGCACGGTCATGTCGTCGCTCTCTTTCATCGACTCCACAGCTCGACGCAGATACTCCATTCGTTCTCCCACGTTCGATCCCAGCGATAAAAACACGGGCGCCTCCTCAGGCTCATTTTCGTGATCGTTCGATTTCGACCTCGACATGATCCAGGACTCCTTTGATCGGGGCGTTTGGTTTGCGGACAGTTACAGTTGACTGTTCTACGTTTTGAAATTCCTGCAAAATACGCTCACAAATTTCACCGGCCAATGCCTCGATAAGATAATACTTCCGCTCGGTAACGATGTGTTCCACCAAATTATAGACATCGTTGTAATTGACAGTATCGCTCAACCGATCGCTGACAATGGCAGCGTTCAAATCCGCCCGGAGCGTAATATCCACCTCAAACCGGGCTCCCAGGGAATTCTCCTCGGACTTTACTCCGTGGTATCCGTAAAAAACCATATTTTTCAGGTGGATAGCGTCCATAAAATATTGAAGAAATTAGCTAATTCTCCCGGAGGAAGCAA
Coding sequences:
- the folK gene encoding 2-amino-4-hydroxy-6-hydroxymethyldihydropteridine diphosphokinase — its product is MSRSKSNDHENEPEEAPVFLSLGSNVGERMEYLRRAVESMKESDDMTVQGESAVYETEPVEVEDQDRFLNMVARISTELEPKELLECLKEIEQDLGRKHRRDKGPREIDIDILFYGHRTVDSADLKIPHERLQDRKFVLFPLSQLAPDFMSPTHKKSVAELLHDCQDKSYIHLHGHLTYV
- the folB gene encoding dihydroneopterin aldolase → MDAIHLKNMVFYGYHGVKSEENSLGARFEVDITLRADLNAAIVSDRLSDTVNYNDVYNLVEHIVTERKYYLIEALAGEICERILQEFQNVEQSTVTVRKPNAPIKGVLDHVEVEIERSRK